A stretch of Cicer arietinum cultivar CDC Frontier isolate Library 1 chromosome 5, Cicar.CDCFrontier_v2.0, whole genome shotgun sequence DNA encodes these proteins:
- the LOC101498394 gene encoding uncharacterized protein translates to MVFMTSQFPLIPTPQSSSFLSLQSFCSPQSLFTIFHQRSKFLQRHFPFPNILTTMSESTGKGSSKKIVAALERERDELATENTKNNEEIKKMKTEIEKLRTELDSAVELKTETERLEKEVEEAKAEVEKLKKILEEKESKIEVIEKEENELKQGNVEMEMKVRDLERKIGVIEMREVEENSKRVRVEEEMKEKVNEKRREIEELGNVLLEKRIELEKWLKENKDLEEKIRVLELSLMSMKEKGLELNWPVVAAGSAGGIALVTVIMRFLFGKRR, encoded by the coding sequence ATGGTCTTCATGACCTCGCAATTCCCTCTCATTCCGACACCTCAGTCTTCATCATTCCTCTCACTCCAATCTTTCTGTTCACCACAATCACTCTTCACAATCTTCCATCAACGATCCAAATTTCTTCAACGCCATTTTCCATTTCCAAATATTCTCACAACGATGTCGGAGTCCACCGGAAAAGGATCATCGAAGAAGATCGTGGCGGCTCTAGAACGTGAGCGAGACGAACTAGCAACAGAGAATACGAAAAATAACGAGGAGATCAAGAAGATGAAGACGGAGATCGAGAAGTTGCGAACCGAATTGGATTCAGCGGTGGAGCTGAAGACGGAGACGGAAAGACTTGAGAAAGAAGTGGAGGAAGCGAAAGCGGAAGTAGAGAAACTGAAGAAGATtctagaagaaaaagaaagtaaaatcGAGGTGATAGAAAAGGAAGAGAATGAATTGAAACAAGGGAATGTGGAGATGGAAATGAAAGTTAGGGATTTGGAGAGGAAAATTGGAGTAATTGAAATGAGAGAAGTTGAGGAGAATAGTAAGAGAGTTAGGGTTGAGGAAGAGATGAAGGAAAAAGTTAATGAGAAAAGGAGGGAGATTGAGGAATTAGGAAATGTGTTGTTGGAGAAAAGAATTGAGTTGGAGAAATGGTTGAAAGAGAATAAGGATTTGGAAGAGAAAATTAGGGTTTTGGAATTGAGTTTAATGAGTATGAAGGAGAAAGGGTTGGAGTTGAACTGGCCAGTTGTTGCAGCTGGTTCTGCTGGGGGTATTGCTTTGGTAACTGTTATTATGCGTTTCCTTTTTGGGAAAAGAAGGTGA